The Campylobacter lari genome window below encodes:
- a CDS encoding LL-diaminopimelate aminotransferase, which yields MFEEIHFNTIERLPNYVFAEVNAIKMAARRAGEDIIDFSMGNPDGKTPQHIIDKLCESANKEKTSGYSASSGIYKLRLAICNWYKRKYDVDLDPESEVVATMGSKEGFVNLARAVINPGDVAIVPTPAYPIHTQAFIIAGGNVATMNFDFNENYELNENTFFENLQKTLHESIPRPKYVVVNFPHNPTTVTVERSFYERLVAMAKKERFYIISDIAYADLTFGSYKTPSIFEVEGAKDVAVETYTLSKSYNMAGWRVGFVVGNKRLIAALKKIKSWFDYGMYTPIQVAATIALDGDQTCVEEIKATYAKRLEVLLDSFFQAGWELKKPNASMFVWAKLPQGKAHLGSMEFSKQLLQKANVAVSPGVGFGEAGNEYVRIALIENENRIRQAARNIKKYLRE from the coding sequence ATGTTTGAAGAAATTCATTTTAATACCATAGAAAGACTTCCAAATTATGTTTTTGCTGAAGTTAATGCGATTAAAATGGCAGCAAGAAGAGCAGGGGAGGATATAATAGATTTTTCTATGGGAAATCCTGATGGTAAAACTCCTCAACACATTATAGATAAACTTTGTGAAAGTGCAAATAAAGAAAAAACTTCTGGTTATTCTGCTTCGAGTGGAATTTATAAACTAAGACTTGCAATTTGTAATTGGTATAAAAGAAAATACGATGTTGATTTAGATCCTGAAAGTGAAGTAGTTGCAACGATGGGTTCTAAAGAAGGCTTTGTAAATTTAGCAAGAGCCGTTATTAACCCAGGAGATGTAGCTATTGTACCTACACCCGCTTACCCTATACACACTCAAGCTTTTATCATAGCAGGTGGTAATGTAGCAACTATGAATTTTGATTTTAATGAAAATTATGAATTAAATGAAAATACTTTTTTTGAAAATTTACAAAAAACACTACATGAAAGTATTCCGCGTCCAAAATATGTAGTAGTAAATTTTCCGCACAATCCTACAACAGTCACTGTGGAAAGAAGTTTTTATGAGAGATTAGTTGCAATGGCAAAAAAAGAAAGATTTTATATTATTTCTGATATTGCTTATGCAGATTTGACTTTTGGTTCTTATAAAACCCCTTCTATTTTTGAAGTAGAAGGTGCTAAAGATGTAGCGGTAGAAACTTATACACTTTCAAAGTCTTACAATATGGCAGGTTGGCGTGTAGGTTTTGTAGTGGGTAATAAACGCTTAATTGCGGCTTTGAAAAAAATCAAGTCTTGGTTTGATTATGGTATGTATACTCCTATACAAGTTGCTGCTACTATAGCTTTAGATGGAGATCAAACTTGTGTTGAAGAGATTAAGGCAACTTATGCAAAAAGATTAGAAGTCTTGCTTGATTCATTTTTTCAGGCAGGATGGGAGCTGAAAAAACCTAATGCAAGTATGTTTGTTTGGGCAAAACTCCCTCAAGGTAAAGCTCACCTTGGAAGTATGGAATTTTCTAAACAGCTTTTGCAAAAAGCAAATGTAGCGGTAAGTCCTGGAGTTGGTTTTGGTGAAGCGGGTAATGAGTATGTTAGAATAGCTTTAATAGAAAATGAAAACCGCATTCGTCAAGCAGCAAGAAATATAAAAAAATATTTAAGAGAATAA
- the rlmB gene encoding 23S rRNA (guanosine(2251)-2'-O)-methyltransferase RlmB has product MIVYGKQVFFYILEKHEEKIKEIYLAKECEKADFSKITRASKKIKKLDFKAAQSLARGGNHQGFLMEIDEFEFSSFESLKEKDFIVILYNISDVGNIGAIVRSAYALGADGVILVAKSVAMDGVIRASSGAALDMKIVLNDDILSMINELKQKGFYIYASASGGSDIHTIKAKDKKVLIMGSEGFGIAPKVLKKCDECVGIKMHNDFDSLNVSAAFAILCDRMKNG; this is encoded by the coding sequence ATGATAGTTTATGGTAAGCAAGTGTTTTTTTATATCTTAGAAAAGCATGAAGAAAAAATTAAAGAAATTTATTTGGCAAAAGAATGTGAAAAAGCTGATTTTTCAAAAATAACAAGGGCATCAAAAAAAATTAAAAAACTCGATTTTAAAGCCGCACAAAGCTTGGCAAGAGGTGGAAATCATCAAGGTTTTTTAATGGAAATTGATGAATTTGAATTTAGCTCTTTTGAGAGTTTAAAAGAAAAAGATTTTATAGTTATTTTATATAATATTAGCGATGTTGGAAATATAGGTGCTATCGTGCGTAGTGCTTATGCTTTAGGTGCCGATGGGGTTATTTTGGTAGCTAAAAGCGTGGCTATGGATGGAGTTATTCGTGCAAGTAGTGGAGCAGCTTTAGATATGAAAATAGTCTTAAATGATGATATTTTAAGCATGATAAATGAGTTAAAACAAAAAGGTTTTTATATCTATGCTAGTGCAAGCGGAGGTAGTGATATACATACTATCAAGGCCAAAGATAAAAAAGTTTTGATTATGGGAAGTGAAGGTTTTGGTATAGCGCCAAAGGTGCTTAAAAAATGCGATGAGTGCGTAGGTATAAAAATGCACAATGATTTTGATAGTTTAAATGTTAGTGCAGCATTTGCAATACTTTGCGATAGGATGAAAAATGGATAG
- the rsmI gene encoding 16S rRNA (cytidine(1402)-2'-O)-methyltransferase, with amino-acid sequence MLYFIPTPIGNLNDISFHSLEILQKCKLFLCEDTRVCKSLIHLLNEKFNLEIKPDKYIALHTHNEKDFLAKIDEDFFKQDIAYLSDAGMPGISDPGQFLIEYAIKNNIDYEVLTGSNAALLALVSSAFCKKEFIFMGFLANKNPQRQKDIENLMLNPYPSIVYEAPTRILNLVEEISKIDPLREIFIIKEATKKFETKFRAEALEVLEKLKTMDLRGEWCAVVNAKEKQFHQNTLCEQDIYELDLSLKTKAKLLSKINAKSPKENYQKLLLS; translated from the coding sequence ATGTTATATTTTATTCCTACGCCCATAGGAAATTTAAACGATATTTCTTTTCATTCTTTAGAAATTTTACAAAAATGCAAGCTCTTTTTATGTGAAGATACAAGAGTTTGCAAATCTTTAATTCATCTTCTTAATGAAAAATTTAATTTAGAAATAAAGCCTGATAAATATATAGCTTTACATACTCATAATGAAAAAGATTTTTTAGCAAAAATAGATGAGGATTTTTTTAAACAAGATATTGCATATTTAAGTGATGCAGGTATGCCAGGTATTAGCGATCCGGGGCAATTTTTAATCGAATATGCTATTAAAAACAATATTGACTATGAAGTCTTAACAGGATCAAATGCTGCTTTGCTTGCATTGGTTTCAAGTGCATTTTGTAAAAAAGAATTTATTTTTATGGGTTTTTTGGCCAATAAAAATCCTCAAAGACAAAAAGATATTGAAAATTTAATGCTTAATCCTTATCCTAGTATAGTTTATGAAGCACCCACTAGAATACTTAATTTAGTAGAAGAAATTAGTAAAATTGATCCTTTAAGAGAAATTTTTATCATAAAAGAAGCAACAAAGAAATTTGAAACTAAATTTAGAGCAGAAGCTTTAGAGGTTTTGGAAAAATTAAAAACAATGGATTTACGCGGTGAATGGTGTGCAGTGGTAAATGCCAAAGAAAAGCAATTTCATCAAAATACCTTGTGTGAGCAAGATATTTATGAGCTTGATTTATCTTTAAAGACAAAGGCAAAACTTCTTTCGAAAATCAATGCAAAATCTCCAAAAGAAAATTATCAAAAACTGCTTTTAAGTTGA
- the trxA gene encoding thioredoxin: MGKYIDLTTENFAQAKEGVALVDFWAPWCGPCRMLAPVIDELANDFDGKAKICKVNTDEQGDLAAQFGVRSIPTIIFFKDGEVVDQLVGAQSKQALADKLNSLL, encoded by the coding sequence ATGGGAAAATATATTGATTTAACTACAGAAAATTTTGCACAAGCAAAAGAAGGTGTAGCTTTAGTAGATTTTTGGGCTCCATGGTGCGGACCTTGCAGAATGCTTGCACCGGTAATTGATGAGCTTGCAAATGATTTTGATGGTAAAGCTAAAATTTGTAAAGTAAATACAGATGAGCAAGGTGATTTGGCTGCACAATTTGGTGTAAGATCTATCCCAACTATCATTTTTTTTAAAGATGGTGAAGTGGTTGATCAGCTAGTTGGTGCTCAATCAAAACAAGCTTTAGCAGATAAACTAAACTCACTTTTATAA
- a CDS encoding YraN family protein, whose protein sequence is MALFEYLFGKKGEELACEFLKTQGFEILKRNFYSKFGEIDIIAKKDKILHFIEVKSTQGDYEVEYRLDNKKYNKIIKTIEYYFMKHKNDENYQLDLLCVYKDDIKLLENISY, encoded by the coding sequence ATGGCATTATTTGAATATCTTTTTGGTAAAAAAGGAGAAGAGTTAGCGTGTGAATTTTTAAAAACACAAGGATTTGAAATTTTAAAAAGGAATTTTTATTCTAAATTTGGAGAAATTGATATTATTGCTAAAAAAGATAAAATTTTACATTTTATTGAAGTTAAAAGCACGCAAGGTGATTATGAGGTAGAATATAGATTGGATAATAAAAAATATAATAAAATTATTAAGACTATAGAATATTACTTTATGAAACATAAAAATGATGAAAATTATCAACTAGATTTACTTTGCGTATATAAAGATGATATAAAACTTTTAGAGAACATTAGTTATTAA
- the rpmE gene encoding 50S ribosomal protein L31, with amino-acid sequence MKKEIHPEYVECKVSCACGNSFTTKSNKSEIKVDICSSCHPFFTGSEKIVDAAGRVEKFKKKYAMQ; translated from the coding sequence ATGAAGAAAGAAATTCACCCAGAATATGTAGAGTGTAAAGTTAGTTGTGCTTGTGGAAATTCTTTTACTACTAAGTCAAATAAATCAGAAATTAAAGTTGATATTTGTTCAAGCTGCCACCCATTCTTTACAGGTAGTGAAAAAATCGTAGATGCTGCGGGTCGTGTAGAGAAATTTAAGAAAAAATACGCAATGCAATAA
- a CDS encoding homoserine dehydrogenase: MKIAILGYGTVGSAVVETLLKNQDLIKARCDEEIIPVIALARNPKPNALIPVVNDIDEVLEREDIDVFVELMGGIDLPFEIISKILKRKKAVVTANKALLAYHRYELEKLAQDTAFGYEASVAGGIPIIKILKEGLSANNIVSIKGILNGTSNYILSKMTEDNTKFQEVLKKAQDLGYAEANPTFDIEGFDAAHKLLILANIAYGLRVKPEDILIEGISKVSNEDIYFAKEFEYTIKHLGIAKIKDEKIELRVHPTMLSKDKILAKVDGVMNAISIDGDVLGESLYYGPGAGGRATASAVIADLIDIARKEKNSAIFGYLNDTSYKLLSKDEIYTRYYLRLKVLDKIGVLSKITQLMSEHQISIDTFLQKPKKEKQDYSTLFFITHQTYEKNIQILTQKLREQEFVKDDVFMMRIEE, translated from the coding sequence ATGAAAATCGCAATTTTGGGATATGGTACGGTAGGAAGTGCTGTTGTAGAGACTTTGCTAAAAAATCAAGATTTAATCAAAGCAAGATGTGATGAAGAAATTATTCCAGTAATTGCTTTGGCAAGAAATCCAAAACCAAATGCATTAATTCCTGTGGTAAATGATATTGATGAGGTTTTAGAGCGTGAAGATATTGATGTATTTGTGGAGTTAATGGGTGGTATTGATTTACCCTTTGAGATAATTTCAAAAATTTTAAAAAGAAAAAAAGCAGTGGTAACTGCTAATAAAGCTTTGCTTGCTTATCATCGTTATGAGCTTGAAAAATTAGCACAAGATACAGCTTTTGGTTATGAGGCGAGTGTGGCGGGTGGAATTCCTATTATTAAAATTTTAAAAGAGGGCTTGAGTGCTAATAATATTGTTTCTATTAAAGGCATTTTAAATGGCACAAGCAATTATATTTTAAGTAAAATGACCGAAGATAATACCAAATTCCAAGAGGTGTTAAAAAAAGCACAAGATTTAGGATATGCTGAAGCTAATCCCACTTTTGATATAGAGGGTTTTGATGCAGCGCATAAACTTTTGATTTTAGCAAATATTGCCTATGGATTAAGAGTGAAACCTGAAGATATTTTGATTGAGGGTATTAGCAAAGTAAGTAATGAGGATATTTATTTTGCAAAAGAATTTGAATATACCATAAAACACTTGGGTATTGCTAAGATTAAAGATGAAAAAATAGAATTAAGAGTTCATCCTACCATGCTTAGCAAAGATAAAATACTAGCAAAAGTTGATGGGGTAATGAATGCTATTAGTATTGATGGAGATGTATTGGGTGAAAGTTTATATTATGGCCCAGGAGCAGGTGGCAGGGCAACTGCAAGTGCTGTTATAGCTGATTTAATCGATATAGCAAGAAAAGAAAAAAATAGTGCTATTTTTGGGTATTTAAATGATACTTCTTATAAACTTTTAAGTAAAGATGAAATTTATACAAGATATTATTTAAGATTAAAGGTATTAGATAAAATAGGAGTTTTATCAAAAATCACACAATTAATGAGTGAACATCAAATTTCAATCGATACTTTCTTGCAAAAGCCTAAAAAAGAAAAGCAAGATTATAGCACTTTATTTTTCATCACTCATCAAACTTATGAAAAAAATATACAAATTTTAACTCAAAAGCTTAGAGAACAAGAATTTGTAAAAGATGATGTTTTTATGATGAGAATAGAAGAGTAA
- a CDS encoding 16S rRNA (uracil(1498)-N(3))-methyltransferase, whose protein sequence is MQFLYHPQSGAVSLELENEAFLHLKARRIKVSDKIILKNLKDFYAYTYECIELSRRSCILNLLDKKEEKQELKTYIHLALAVIDPKVIEKTLPFLNELGVAKLSFVYMEYSQKNFKLDFKRMEKILIESSQQCGRASLMELESFDDFKKFQQAYENIVLIDFEGKDLMNFDPDRYVFLVGAEGGFSQKEREINIKRAKLQANYILKAQTALIGVASKFII, encoded by the coding sequence ATGCAATTTTTATATCACCCACAAAGTGGTGCTGTAAGTTTAGAGCTAGAAAATGAAGCCTTTTTACACTTAAAGGCTCGAAGAATTAAAGTGAGTGATAAAATTATATTAAAGAATTTGAAAGATTTTTATGCTTACACTTATGAATGCATAGAGCTTTCTAGACGCTCTTGCATATTAAATTTACTTGATAAAAAAGAAGAAAAACAAGAATTAAAAACATATATACATTTAGCTTTGGCGGTGATTGATCCAAAGGTTATAGAAAAAACTTTACCTTTTTTAAATGAACTTGGAGTAGCAAAACTTTCTTTTGTGTATATGGAATACTCGCAAAAAAATTTTAAATTAGATTTTAAAAGAATGGAAAAAATTCTTATAGAATCATCCCAGCAATGCGGTCGTGCTTCTTTAATGGAACTTGAAAGTTTTGATGACTTTAAAAAATTTCAGCAAGCTTATGAAAATATTGTTTTGATAGATTTTGAAGGTAAAGATTTGATGAATTTTGATCCCGATAGATATGTATTTTTGGTTGGGGCTGAAGGCGGATTTTCGCAAAAAGAAAGAGAAATAAATATAAAAAGAGCAAAATTACAAGCCAACTATATACTTAAAGCACAAACAGCACTTATAGGGGTTGCTTCAAAATTTATAATTTAA
- the purF gene encoding amidophosphoribosyltransferase codes for MCAVVGVINSKNASTVAYYALFAMQHRGQEASGISVSDGLNIKTHKAKGEVGQIFNTQILADLKGSIAVGHNRYSTAGNSSLHDAQPVAATCSLGDISLVHNGNLINKEEVRKELIDNGAIFHSNMDTENVVHLIAKSKKETLKDRFIESLMQSKGAYCFMLASKNQLFVVRDPYGVRPLSLGKLKDGGYIVASETCAFDLIEAEFIRDIKPGEMLVFTQGSDEFESIQVFDKTDPRICAFEYIYFARPDSIIEGKSVYEVRKKMGEALAKKFKEKVDFVVPVPDSGVSAAIGFAQYLKIPLEMAIVRNHYVGRTFIEPTQEMRNLKVKLKLNPMKKVLEGKDIVVIDDSVVRGTTSKKIITLLRQAGARKIHLAIACPEIKFPDIYGIDTPTFEELISANKSIEEVREYTGADSLTFLDINELVSSIGNERKYSLISFDGDYFIK; via the coding sequence ATGTGTGCGGTAGTTGGAGTAATTAATTCAAAAAATGCAAGCACGGTGGCTTATTATGCTTTATTTGCTATGCAACATCGTGGCCAAGAAGCAAGTGGAATTAGCGTGAGTGATGGTTTAAATATCAAAACTCATAAAGCTAAAGGTGAAGTAGGACAAATTTTTAATACTCAAATTTTAGCAGATTTAAAAGGTAGTATAGCTGTAGGGCATAATCGTTATTCTACCGCCGGAAATTCTTCTTTGCATGATGCACAGCCTGTTGCAGCTACTTGTTCTTTGGGTGATATTTCTTTAGTGCATAATGGAAATTTGATTAATAAAGAAGAAGTTAGAAAAGAGTTAATTGATAATGGAGCTATTTTTCATTCTAATATGGACACGGAAAATGTTGTACATTTAATAGCAAAAAGCAAAAAAGAAACTTTAAAAGATAGATTTATAGAAAGTCTAATGCAAAGTAAGGGTGCATATTGCTTTATGTTAGCTAGTAAAAATCAACTTTTTGTGGTAAGAGATCCTTATGGGGTTAGACCTTTATCTTTGGGAAAATTAAAAGATGGCGGATATATTGTAGCGAGTGAAACTTGTGCTTTTGATTTGATAGAAGCTGAATTTATCCGCGATATAAAGCCCGGTGAAATGCTAGTTTTTACTCAAGGTAGTGATGAGTTTGAAAGCATTCAAGTTTTTGATAAAACAGATCCAAGAATTTGTGCATTTGAATATATTTATTTTGCTAGACCTGATAGTATTATAGAAGGTAAAAGTGTATATGAAGTGCGTAAAAAAATGGGTGAAGCCTTGGCTAAAAAATTTAAAGAAAAAGTAGATTTTGTAGTGCCTGTTCCTGATAGTGGAGTAAGTGCTGCTATAGGTTTTGCGCAATATTTAAAAATTCCACTTGAAATGGCCATAGTTAGAAATCACTATGTTGGAAGAACTTTCATAGAGCCAACTCAAGAAATGAGAAATTTAAAAGTAAAACTGAAATTAAATCCTATGAAGAAAGTTTTAGAAGGTAAAGATATAGTGGTGATTGATGATAGTGTAGTAAGAGGAACAACTTCTAAAAAAATCATCACACTTTTAAGACAAGCAGGTGCTAGAAAAATTCATTTGGCTATAGCTTGTCCAGAAATCAAATTCCCTGATATTTATGGTATAGACACTCCAACTTTTGAAGAGTTAATTTCAGCTAATAAGAGTATCGAAGAGGTTAGAGAATATACAGGTGCAGATAGTTTGACTTTTTTAGATATTAATGAGCTAGTTTCAAGCATAGGCAATGAAAGAAAATATTCTTTGATTAGTTTTGATGGGGATTATTTTATTAAATAA
- the trxB gene encoding thioredoxin-disulfide reductase: MLDLAIIGGGPAGLSAGLYATRGGLKNVVMFEKGMPGGQITSSSEIENYPGVAQVLDGISFMAPWNEQCMRFGLKHEMVGVEQISKNSDGSFNIKLEGGKNEQAKAVIVCTGSTPRRAGFKGEDEFFGKGVSTCATCDGFFYKNKEVAVLGGGDTALEEALYLANICSKVYLIHRRDEFRAAPSTVEKVKNNDKIELIINAVVDEVCGDNMGVNKIKIAFNDGSKRELDVPGIFTFVGLNVRNEILKQDNGEFLCAMEEGGQVSVDLKMQTNIAGLFAAGDLRKDAPKQVICAAGDGAVAALSALAYIENLH, translated from the coding sequence ATGTTAGATTTAGCTATTATAGGTGGTGGACCTGCAGGTTTGAGCGCAGGTTTATATGCTACAAGAGGTGGATTAAAAAATGTTGTAATGTTTGAAAAAGGTATGCCTGGTGGGCAGATTACTTCGAGTTCAGAGATAGAAAATTATCCTGGAGTTGCTCAAGTTTTAGATGGAATTTCTTTTATGGCTCCTTGGAATGAACAATGTATGCGTTTTGGTTTAAAACATGAGATGGTAGGTGTTGAGCAAATTAGTAAAAATTCTGATGGAAGTTTTAATATAAAATTGGAAGGCGGTAAAAACGAACAAGCAAAAGCAGTTATTGTTTGCACAGGCTCTACTCCGCGTCGTGCTGGTTTTAAAGGCGAGGATGAATTTTTTGGTAAAGGTGTGAGTACTTGTGCGACTTGCGATGGCTTTTTTTATAAAAATAAAGAAGTGGCTGTTTTAGGTGGGGGAGATACTGCTTTAGAAGAAGCTTTGTATCTAGCTAATATTTGTTCAAAAGTGTATTTAATCCACAGAAGAGATGAGTTTAGAGCAGCACCTTCAACAGTTGAAAAAGTAAAAAATAATGACAAAATAGAATTAATCATAAATGCGGTTGTTGATGAGGTTTGCGGTGATAATATGGGTGTTAATAAAATTAAAATAGCATTTAATGATGGTTCTAAAAGAGAGCTTGATGTGCCTGGAATATTTACCTTTGTTGGATTAAATGTAAGAAATGAAATTTTAAAACAAGATAATGGTGAATTTTTATGTGCTATGGAAGAAGGTGGTCAAGTTAGTGTTGATCTTAAAATGCAAACTAACATAGCAGGGTTATTTGCAGCAGGTGATTTAAGAAAAGATGCTCCAAAACAAGTAATATGTGCAGCAGGCGATGGAGCGGTTGCAGCGCTTAGCGCTTTAGCTTATATTGAAAATTTACACTAG
- a CDS encoding PhoX family protein: MKRRTFLKGSALGSMVAFFASSNLNASLLKDKDLLNFKEIPASTEDKVIVPDGYKADILISWGDPLFSKASIYDEEKNIDKKAVENAKLTFGDNNDGMSFFPLSKDRAILAINNEYINPEIMFKHQGKNISLEDILYEQANLGVSIFEIKKEKDQWSVVLDSKYNRRIDANTKMSISGPAKQQVLQNENFIYGTLNNCANGKTPWGTYLTCEENINDFFGSLDEKIKFSKEQLRFGFKAQSQYGWEKFDERFDLSKNPNEANKFGWVVEIDPFDPNSIPIKRTALGRFKHENAELIVEDDGTVVIYMGDDEANEFIYKFISKHKYKKGLDTSKILDEGTLYVAQFNGKIGDFRGSGKWIELEYGKNNLNKENGFNSQADVLINARIAGTIVNATPMDRCEWIASHKESGSKEVFATLTNNKKNNNPNPANPRTKNIYGQIIKWEHKNSHKDDEFTWEIFALAGNPDNQTSLNKGSNNITSNNKFNSPDGLSFDRDGRLWIQTDGNYSNQEEFEGMGNNCMLAANPKTGEIKRFLTGPIACEITGIAFSQDYKTMFVGIQHPGEKLKGSQFPYGKTPRSSIIAISKIDGGVIGS; this comes from the coding sequence ATGAAAAGAAGAACATTTTTGAAAGGTTCAGCTTTGGGTTCTATGGTAGCATTTTTTGCTAGCTCAAATTTAAATGCGAGTTTATTAAAAGATAAAGATTTGCTAAATTTTAAAGAAATACCTGCTAGCACAGAAGATAAAGTTATCGTACCAGATGGCTACAAAGCAGATATTTTAATCTCATGGGGCGATCCTCTTTTTAGCAAAGCATCTATTTATGATGAAGAAAAAAATATCGATAAAAAAGCTGTGGAAAATGCTAAATTAACTTTTGGGGACAATAACGATGGTATGAGTTTTTTTCCTCTTTCAAAAGATAGGGCTATACTAGCTATTAATAATGAATATATAAATCCTGAAATTATGTTTAAACATCAAGGTAAAAATATTAGCTTAGAAGATATTTTATACGAACAAGCAAATTTAGGAGTGAGTATTTTTGAAATAAAAAAAGAAAAAGATCAATGGTCTGTGGTGCTTGATTCTAAATACAACCGCAGAATTGATGCAAATACAAAAATGAGCATTAGTGGTCCAGCAAAACAACAAGTACTTCAAAATGAAAATTTTATATATGGAACTTTAAATAATTGTGCCAATGGAAAAACACCTTGGGGGACTTATCTTACTTGCGAAGAAAATATAAATGATTTTTTTGGAAGTTTAGATGAAAAAATTAAATTTTCAAAAGAGCAACTTAGATTTGGATTTAAAGCTCAAAGTCAATATGGGTGGGAAAAATTTGATGAAAGATTTGATTTAAGTAAAAATCCAAACGAGGCAAATAAATTTGGATGGGTTGTGGAAATTGATCCATTTGATCCAAACAGCATACCTATAAAAAGAACAGCTCTTGGAAGATTTAAACACGAAAATGCAGAATTAATTGTAGAAGATGATGGAACCGTTGTAATTTATATGGGAGATGATGAAGCCAATGAATTTATTTATAAATTTATAAGCAAACATAAATATAAAAAAGGTCTAGATACTAGCAAAATTTTAGATGAAGGAACCTTATATGTAGCACAATTTAATGGAAAAATAGGAGATTTTAGAGGGAGTGGAAAATGGATTGAGTTAGAATATGGTAAAAATAACCTTAATAAAGAAAATGGTTTTAACTCTCAAGCAGATGTGTTAATCAATGCTAGAATTGCTGGAACTATTGTAAATGCAACTCCTATGGATAGATGTGAATGGATAGCAAGCCATAAAGAAAGTGGCTCAAAAGAAGTATTTGCTACCTTAACAAACAATAAAAAAAATAATAACCCAAATCCAGCAAACCCAAGAACAAAAAATATTTACGGACAAATAATTAAATGGGAGCATAAAAATTCTCATAAAGATGATGAATTTACTTGGGAAATTTTTGCACTTGCAGGAAACCCTGATAATCAAACAAGTTTAAATAAAGGCTCAAACAACATTACAAGTAATAATAAATTTAATTCCCCCGATGGATTAAGTTTTGATAGAGATGGTCGCCTTTGGATACAAACTGATGGAAACTATTCTAATCAAGAAGAATTTGAAGGCATGGGAAATAATTGTATGTTAGCAGCTAATCCAAAAACAGGGGAAATAAAAAGATTTTTAACAGGACCAATAGCTTGCGAAATAACAGGAATTGCTTTTAGTCAAGATTATAAAACTATGTTTGTTGGAATTCAACATCCAGGAGAGAAATTAAAAGGCAGTCAATTTCCTTATGGCAAAACACCAAGATCAAGTATAATAGCAATAAGTAAAATTGATGGCGGAGTTATTGGAAGTTAA
- the dapB gene encoding 4-hydroxy-tetrahydrodipicolinate reductase produces the protein MICIGIHGSNGRMGKQIENCLQDQKDAKASAFFYQGSSYEEFFNKCDVIIDFSSPKGCEDLLLYARSNPKPLVIGTTGLDAKQNELMQSASITMPILYATNMSLGVAILKKLSCLASEALRDFDIEILEMHHNKKKDAPSGTAMTLAQNVAKARNLDLEKVRVSGRDGIIGQRSKDEIAVMSLRGGDIVGSHRVGFYNDGEFIELNHSATSRATFAMGAIRCAKWLVSQENGLYDIDDCLGI, from the coding sequence ATGATATGTATAGGAATTCATGGGAGCAATGGTCGCATGGGTAAACAAATTGAAAATTGTTTACAAGATCAAAAAGATGCTAAAGCAAGTGCATTTTTTTATCAAGGATCAAGCTATGAAGAATTTTTTAACAAATGCGATGTAATAATTGATTTTTCTTCCCCGAAAGGTTGTGAGGATTTGTTGTTATACGCAAGAAGCAATCCTAAACCTTTAGTGATAGGTACTACAGGATTAGATGCTAAGCAAAATGAGTTAATGCAAAGTGCAAGCATTACTATGCCAATTCTTTATGCTACCAATATGTCTTTGGGTGTAGCTATTTTAAAAAAACTTTCATGTTTAGCAAGTGAAGCTTTAAGGGATTTTGATATAGAAATACTTGAAATGCACCATAATAAGAAAAAAGACGCTCCAAGTGGTACAGCTATGACTTTAGCACAAAATGTCGCTAAGGCTAGGAATTTAGATTTGGAAAAGGTTAGAGTAAGTGGTAGAGATGGGATTATTGGTCAAAGAAGTAAAGATGAAATCGCAGTGATGAGCTTAAGAGGTGGTGATATAGTGGGTTCTCATAGAGTTGGATTTTATAATGATGGTGAATTTATAGAATTAAATCATAGTGCTACTTCAAGAGCTACTTTTGCTATGGGGGCTATTAGATGTGCTAAATGGCTGGTTTCTCAAGAAAATGGCTTATATGATATAGACGATTGTTTAGGAATTTAA